One window of the Archangium primigenium genome contains the following:
- a CDS encoding AsmA family protein codes for MSVQQPKKKRWPYVLGGIVLVLGVGLALALWRLDAFLLEKARAEAAVYAQKLGRPITLGALSTRLLPSVGVEVEDVQVGAGPDEPAPLLEMKRLEVGVALWPALTSKGKNIQVKNAEVKGLTLNLVQLPDGTTNVSRVQEKLAQAEPAPSEPAPEEPAQDLSGVRVDRAALVDATLRLIDLSAGARRELAISHLDVEVKDLRAGKALEVALHAAVLAEKQNFHLDLKTAPLPASLVPVPESLVLKSEPIDLTPLGPFLGPEVGLQAGTLQADWTADLGAAVPGGTGPTALKGGLQARGLRFAGAEGGKALDVVLDTDVTGDMATGDLSLQKLLMELGPARLTGKGQVQGLLTPSPSVRDFELVGQNLDPARLAEYYPPLRKSVGNQVAGPIGFTVRGGGNQAQQALDVSVDLTPVRLNIPAQLTKEAGGIMKLTARLTGAPASGGALRFDAKTDMTGVDLRPGALLDKRPGQTFTLDTAGTYQPAQGKGPMKVDLSRMALAVREYTMTGTASVALAGQGARQTTDFTVALKSPRLDADALLVKAETPAEPSAPAPEKPEDPRRFDGMNGTVRLEVGALRMNEMDFSDLVAELKMAGDLITVERFTTGVYGGTVSASGSSVRLGPPEAQRPFVLKADAKGLDMEQALSTRTPKKVLGGKFDGQMDLQGVGYEMASLQERMAGAIQGNLAGGVFFGADLPAAVAGPLAKALPFKGKQMSSEGLTKLAEQLPFSLQIKDGVAQLSKPITWTRPEAGMSFAGGIRLDGTLDLAGTVSLAPPLIQTLTLGKVTPPEPLPLALKLTGKAWSPEVTGLDVKPAATALIKLAAAGAAKGLLGSKGEAVGNIITGGTDAAKQAAQAEADKRKAELEAKARQEADAARKKAEDEAKKRLKGLFGR; via the coding sequence ATGTCCGTACAGCAGCCGAAGAAGAAGCGCTGGCCCTACGTCCTGGGAGGCATCGTCCTGGTGCTCGGGGTGGGACTCGCCCTCGCCCTGTGGCGGCTGGATGCCTTCCTCCTGGAGAAGGCCCGCGCCGAGGCGGCCGTCTACGCCCAGAAGCTGGGCCGGCCCATCACCCTGGGCGCGCTGTCCACCCGGCTGCTGCCCTCGGTGGGCGTGGAGGTGGAGGACGTCCAGGTGGGCGCCGGGCCGGACGAGCCCGCGCCGCTCCTGGAAATGAAGCGCCTGGAGGTGGGCGTGGCCCTCTGGCCCGCGCTGACGTCCAAGGGAAAAAACATCCAGGTGAAGAACGCCGAGGTGAAGGGGCTCACGCTCAACCTCGTGCAGTTGCCGGACGGCACCACCAACGTGTCGCGGGTGCAGGAGAAGCTCGCCCAGGCGGAGCCCGCCCCGAGCGAGCCCGCCCCCGAGGAGCCCGCGCAGGACCTGTCCGGCGTGCGCGTGGACCGCGCGGCGCTCGTGGACGCCACCCTGCGCCTCATCGACCTGAGCGCCGGCGCGCGGCGCGAGCTGGCCATCTCCCACCTGGACGTGGAGGTGAAGGACCTGCGCGCGGGCAAGGCCCTGGAAGTCGCGCTCCACGCGGCGGTGCTCGCCGAGAAGCAGAACTTCCACCTGGACCTCAAGACGGCGCCCCTGCCCGCCTCGCTCGTGCCCGTGCCCGAGAGCCTCGTGCTCAAGTCGGAGCCCATCGACCTCACCCCGCTCGGGCCCTTCCTCGGCCCCGAGGTGGGGTTGCAGGCCGGCACGCTCCAGGCGGACTGGACGGCGGACCTGGGCGCCGCGGTGCCCGGCGGCACCGGCCCCACCGCGCTCAAGGGCGGCCTGCAGGCGCGCGGCCTGCGCTTCGCCGGCGCCGAGGGCGGCAAGGCGCTCGACGTGGTGCTCGACACCGACGTGACGGGCGACATGGCCACCGGGGACCTGTCCCTGCAGAAGCTGCTCATGGAGCTGGGCCCCGCGCGCCTCACCGGCAAGGGCCAGGTGCAGGGCCTGCTCACCCCCAGCCCCTCGGTGCGTGACTTCGAGCTGGTGGGGCAGAACCTCGATCCGGCGCGGCTCGCCGAGTACTACCCGCCCCTGCGCAAGTCCGTGGGCAACCAGGTCGCCGGGCCCATCGGCTTCACGGTGCGCGGCGGCGGCAACCAGGCCCAGCAGGCCCTGGACGTGAGCGTGGACCTGACGCCCGTGCGGCTCAACATCCCCGCGCAGCTCACCAAGGAGGCCGGCGGCATCATGAAGCTCACCGCCCGGCTCACCGGCGCCCCGGCCAGCGGCGGCGCGCTGCGCTTCGACGCCAAGACGGACATGACGGGCGTGGACCTGCGCCCCGGCGCCCTGCTCGACAAGCGCCCCGGGCAGACCTTCACCCTGGACACCGCCGGCACCTACCAGCCCGCCCAGGGCAAGGGCCCCATGAAGGTGGACCTGAGCCGCATGGCGCTCGCGGTGCGCGAGTACACGATGACGGGCACGGCCTCCGTGGCGCTCGCGGGCCAGGGAGCCAGGCAGACCACGGACTTCACCGTGGCGCTCAAGAGCCCCCGGCTCGACGCGGACGCGTTGCTCGTCAAGGCGGAGACCCCCGCCGAGCCGAGCGCCCCCGCCCCCGAGAAACCCGAGGACCCGCGGCGCTTCGACGGCATGAACGGCACGGTGCGCCTGGAGGTGGGCGCGCTGCGCATGAACGAGATGGACTTCAGTGACCTGGTCGCCGAGCTGAAGATGGCGGGGGACCTCATCACCGTGGAGCGCTTCACCACGGGGGTGTACGGCGGCACGGTGTCCGCCAGCGGCAGCTCCGTGCGCCTGGGGCCGCCCGAGGCCCAGCGGCCCTTCGTGCTCAAGGCCGACGCCAAGGGGCTGGACATGGAGCAGGCCCTGTCCACGCGCACGCCCAAGAAGGTGCTCGGCGGCAAGTTCGACGGCCAGATGGACCTGCAGGGCGTGGGCTACGAGATGGCGAGCCTCCAGGAGCGCATGGCGGGCGCCATCCAGGGCAACCTCGCCGGCGGCGTCTTCTTCGGCGCGGACCTGCCCGCGGCCGTGGCGGGACCGCTCGCCAAGGCGCTGCCCTTCAAGGGCAAGCAGATGAGCAGCGAGGGCCTGACGAAGCTCGCCGAGCAGCTGCCCTTCAGCCTGCAGATCAAGGACGGCGTGGCGCAGCTGTCCAAGCCCATCACCTGGACGCGGCCCGAGGCGGGCATGAGCTTCGCGGGCGGCATCCGCCTGGACGGCACGCTGGACCTGGCGGGCACGGTGAGCCTGGCCCCGCCGCTCATCCAGACGCTCACGCTCGGCAAGGTGACGCCCCCCGAGCCCCTGCCGCTCGCGCTCAAGCTCACGGGCAAGGCGTGGAGCCCGGAGGTGACGGGCCTGGACGTGAAGCCCGCGGCCACGGCCCTCATCAAGCTCGCCGCGGCGGGCGCCGCCAAGGGGCTGCTCGGCTCCAAGGGCGAGGCGGTGGGCAACATCATCACCGGCGGCACGGACGCCGCCAAACAGGCCGCCCAGGCCGAGGCCGACAAGCGCAAGGCGGAGCTGGAGGCCAAGGCCCGCCAGGAGGCGGACGCCGCGCGCAAGAAGGCCGAGGACGAGGCGAAGAAGCGCCTCAAGGGCCTCTTCGGGCGCTAA
- a CDS encoding glutathione S-transferase C-terminal domain-containing protein: MGLLVDGEWKTEWYAPDADGRFVRPQTRFRDRVTASREGRFPVEPGRYHLYVSLACPWASRVLLMHALKGLKDVVGVTVVDPRMGVDGWCFANFPGSDPDRLNGARFLRELYQKADPHYTGRVTVPVLWDTQERTIVNNESRELLRMFDTEFDAFALHRVTLWPEGLRERVDGVISALYEPVNNGVYKAGFAKSQAAYEQACLELFASLEGWERVLGRQRYACGDVLTEADICFYTTLVRFDTVYYSHFKCNLARLQDFPNLWHYLLDLYQTPGFTQATNLEHIKVHYYWSQDAVNPTRIVPLGPQLDLTVRHDRERFGPRRVTPLPETG, from the coding sequence GTGGGACTGTTGGTGGACGGAGAGTGGAAGACGGAGTGGTACGCGCCGGACGCGGACGGTCGGTTCGTGCGTCCCCAGACGCGCTTTCGCGACCGGGTGACCGCGTCGCGCGAGGGGCGCTTTCCCGTGGAGCCGGGCCGCTACCACCTCTATGTCTCCCTGGCGTGTCCGTGGGCGTCGCGCGTGCTCTTGATGCACGCGCTCAAGGGCCTCAAGGACGTGGTGGGCGTCACGGTGGTGGACCCGCGCATGGGGGTGGACGGGTGGTGCTTCGCCAACTTCCCGGGCTCGGATCCGGACCGGCTCAACGGCGCGCGCTTCCTGCGCGAGCTCTACCAGAAGGCGGACCCGCACTACACGGGGCGGGTGACGGTGCCGGTGCTCTGGGATACCCAGGAGCGCACCATCGTCAACAACGAGTCGCGTGAGCTTTTGCGCATGTTCGACACCGAGTTCGACGCCTTCGCCCTGCACCGGGTGACGCTCTGGCCCGAGGGCCTGCGCGAGCGGGTGGACGGGGTCATCAGCGCGCTCTACGAGCCGGTGAACAACGGCGTGTACAAGGCGGGCTTCGCCAAGAGCCAGGCGGCCTACGAGCAGGCCTGTCTGGAGCTGTTCGCCTCGCTGGAGGGCTGGGAGCGGGTGCTGGGCCGGCAGCGCTACGCGTGCGGCGACGTGCTCACCGAGGCGGACATCTGCTTCTACACGACGCTCGTGCGCTTCGACACCGTCTACTACTCGCACTTCAAGTGCAACCTGGCGCGGCTCCAGGACTTCCCCAACCTCTGGCACTACCTGCTCGACCTGTACCAGACGCCGGGCTTCACCCAGGCGACGAACCTGGAGCACATCAAGGTCCACTACTACTGGAGCCAGGACGCGGTGAACCCCACGCGCATCGTGCCCCTGGGGCCGCAGCTGGACCTGACGGTGCGGCACGACCGGGAGCGGTTCGGGCCCCGGCGGGTGACGCCGTTGCCCGAGACCGGGTGA
- a CDS encoding GNAT family N-acetyltransferase, producing MAESKPPAKKKTGPLEVRVRRIHRRDLNRAWEFLKLVFRDVNRETVEYQRPRSKRRFLEVYSSEWIEQLVYEVDNEIVGYSECAFEATGDDNWVNPRWFEKRGMRPLFVEELAVHPDYQGRGVGSFILEQLQHLARTRGCTHLVLEVAENNESALSWYRTRNFTKLDAAIFMAQKVPGGPDLLPPRRIKPRPAATPEGNPNIGVASPDGGPAVTSSRKAKLVRALSGAGSGRKKASPAAKAPAAPKDE from the coding sequence ATGGCCGAGAGCAAGCCTCCCGCGAAGAAGAAGACGGGCCCCCTGGAGGTCCGGGTCCGGCGCATCCACCGCCGCGACCTCAACCGGGCCTGGGAGTTCCTCAAGCTCGTCTTCCGGGACGTCAATCGGGAGACGGTGGAGTACCAGCGGCCCCGCTCCAAGCGGCGCTTCCTGGAGGTGTACTCCTCGGAGTGGATCGAACAGCTCGTCTACGAGGTGGACAACGAGATCGTCGGCTACTCGGAGTGCGCCTTCGAGGCCACGGGCGACGACAACTGGGTCAACCCGCGCTGGTTCGAGAAGCGCGGCATGCGGCCCCTGTTCGTCGAGGAGCTCGCCGTGCACCCGGACTACCAGGGCCGGGGCGTGGGCAGCTTCATCCTCGAGCAGCTGCAGCACCTGGCGCGCACGCGCGGCTGTACCCACCTGGTGCTGGAGGTGGCCGAGAACAACGAGTCCGCGCTGAGCTGGTACCGCACGCGCAACTTCACCAAGCTGGACGCCGCCATCTTCATGGCCCAGAAGGTGCCCGGCGGGCCGGACCTCCTGCCCCCCCGCCGCATCAAGCCGCGCCCCGCGGCCACCCCCGAGGGCAACCCGAACATCGGCGTGGCGTCCCCGGACGGAGGCCCCGCCGTCACCAGCAGCCGCAAGGCGAAGCTCGTGCGCGCCCTGTCCGGTGCTGGAAGCGGCCGCAAGAAGGCCTCGCCCGCCGCCAAGGCCCCCGCCGCGCCGAAGGACGAGTAG
- a CDS encoding HET-C-related protein → MTWPREVLSKGSSSGVGPRRGTEAPRPRNTVTWVAVEGEALHSTLAPDELRSLAESMPPEEWATWLRLLFGEDIPRTASLRLRTDVLQGALPPARLVLVCDLLDGHPAAYHAQSRSILVAHALVLQARRDNEEAWKLLACLVEEFGHHVDHLLRTHYSAVKGDAPLDEGARLAYALIDFGYAQGQQRRAFARHTTTEGSVELEVEYAGMTAAVQRFVRAPEQWDDARAGGLEYFGAGRGSGRADSFGHESIEDALEKAGFPLQVRTAIYFGNWLRDHSQLVDPKLVRKKGAPVYTGLSRETITRVVDVLASEKFSNEDLSDTSSFRVDSQRLGVYRNEEHIDNPNGITDARSVDPAFRGAVMAEELAVNSLRMKNFIRTGGHTGERPPKAHRVKDGETLDSIARANGLTWQELAHHNFGTDSKAEVSRQLFTKIGCRKKTFDGLNYIFTSQDTPGLIQIPGTRGGPAPDAPYSAFHYLSNQLRIAVKHGRTPDGYRHFGHALHTLEDFFSHTNFVELMLIHLGVWVEPWVPAQGAKAGNASALVLTSGQFGGLDTVASLTLGLAESMSKEKKCIAGEMTSGTRIGLIILEDQGYNESRNTLGGFLGKLHALEKEYPTLANLGCATVGMTLHAVTATLGGIIHSVANVIDDAQTAFLRNPMSTDPTHTQLAKDHDDHPLHTLAANLAAGAVLDVGKAMQRAWSGRATAEEVVLTASRYFLHPALIAPQGSAGWMREHVQAWIPGHRATLTRLGSKSWMVDWTKQSSQRLQSMKKRALQFMQKGGR, encoded by the coding sequence ATGACGTGGCCGCGCGAGGTGCTGTCGAAGGGGTCGTCGTCCGGGGTGGGTCCACGGCGCGGCACGGAGGCCCCTCGGCCCCGGAACACCGTCACCTGGGTCGCCGTGGAAGGAGAAGCGCTCCACAGCACCCTGGCCCCGGACGAGCTGCGCTCGCTCGCCGAGTCGATGCCACCCGAGGAGTGGGCGACATGGCTGCGGCTGCTCTTCGGCGAGGACATTCCCCGGACCGCGTCCCTGCGCCTGCGCACCGACGTGCTCCAGGGCGCCCTGCCTCCGGCCCGGCTCGTCCTCGTGTGCGATCTACTCGACGGACACCCGGCGGCCTACCACGCCCAGAGCCGCTCCATCCTCGTCGCGCACGCGCTGGTGCTCCAGGCCCGGCGGGACAATGAGGAGGCCTGGAAGCTGCTCGCCTGCCTCGTCGAGGAGTTTGGCCACCACGTGGATCACCTGCTGCGCACGCACTACAGCGCGGTGAAGGGAGACGCCCCGCTGGACGAGGGCGCCCGGCTGGCCTACGCGCTCATCGACTTCGGCTACGCCCAGGGTCAGCAGCGCCGCGCGTTCGCCCGCCACACCACCACCGAGGGCTCCGTGGAGCTGGAGGTGGAATACGCGGGGATGACGGCGGCCGTGCAGCGCTTCGTGCGCGCGCCGGAGCAGTGGGACGACGCCCGAGCGGGAGGGCTGGAGTACTTCGGCGCGGGGCGGGGCTCGGGACGCGCGGACTCTTTCGGACATGAGTCCATCGAGGATGCATTGGAGAAGGCGGGTTTTCCGCTTCAGGTTCGAACCGCCATCTATTTCGGTAATTGGCTGCGCGACCACTCCCAGCTCGTCGACCCCAAACTGGTCCGAAAGAAGGGCGCTCCCGTCTACACAGGGCTGTCCCGAGAGACCATCACACGCGTTGTGGATGTCCTGGCGAGTGAGAAGTTCAGCAACGAAGACCTGTCGGACACATCGTCATTTCGCGTCGACAGTCAAAGACTGGGCGTCTACCGGAACGAGGAACACATCGACAACCCGAATGGCATCACGGATGCCCGGTCCGTCGACCCGGCGTTCCGAGGGGCCGTCATGGCCGAGGAGTTGGCGGTCAACTCCCTGAGGATGAAGAATTTCATTCGCACCGGTGGCCACACGGGAGAACGGCCGCCGAAGGCGCATCGCGTGAAGGACGGTGAGACACTGGACAGCATCGCACGCGCCAACGGGCTCACCTGGCAGGAACTCGCACACCACAATTTCGGCACCGACAGCAAGGCCGAGGTCTCTCGGCAGCTCTTCACGAAGATCGGCTGTCGAAAGAAGACCTTCGATGGCCTGAATTACATCTTCACGAGTCAGGACACGCCTGGGCTCATCCAGATTCCCGGTACCCGCGGCGGCCCCGCGCCGGACGCGCCCTACAGCGCGTTCCACTACCTGAGCAATCAATTGCGCATCGCGGTGAAGCACGGCCGCACGCCCGACGGGTACCGGCACTTCGGCCATGCCCTGCACACCCTGGAGGACTTCTTCAGCCACACCAACTTCGTGGAGTTGATGCTCATCCATCTCGGGGTGTGGGTGGAGCCCTGGGTTCCCGCACAAGGCGCGAAGGCGGGAAACGCCTCCGCGCTGGTCCTGACCAGTGGTCAGTTCGGCGGACTGGACACCGTGGCGAGCCTCACCCTGGGCCTCGCGGAATCGATGAGCAAGGAAAAGAAATGCATCGCGGGAGAGATGACGTCCGGCACGCGAATCGGCCTGATCATCTTGGAGGATCAAGGGTACAACGAGAGCCGCAATACCCTGGGGGGATTCCTGGGGAAGCTCCATGCCTTGGAGAAAGAATACCCCACGCTCGCCAACCTGGGCTGCGCGACCGTGGGAATGACGTTGCATGCGGTCACGGCGACACTGGGGGGCATCATCCACTCCGTGGCCAATGTCATCGACGACGCGCAAACGGCCTTCTTGCGCAACCCCATGAGCACCGACCCCACCCATACCCAGCTGGCCAAGGACCACGATGACCACCCCCTGCACACGCTGGCGGCCAATCTCGCGGCGGGTGCCGTGCTGGACGTGGGGAAGGCCATGCAGCGCGCCTGGAGTGGTCGGGCCACCGCGGAGGAGGTCGTCCTCACGGCGTCCCGCTATTTCCTGCACCCCGCGCTGATCGCGCCACAAGGGAGCGCTGGGTGGATGAGGGAACACGTCCAGGCATGGATTCCCGGTCACCGGGCAACCCTCACCCGCTTGGGCTCGAAGAGCTGGATGGTGGACTGGACAAAACAGTCCTCCCAACGCCTCCAGTCGATGAAGAAGCGAGCCCTCCAGTTCATGCAAAAGGGTGGGCGATGA
- a CDS encoding sigma-54-dependent transcriptional regulator yields the protein MRVLVVDDERNIRTTLRVCLEGLGCEVREAATAEAALAALAQAPVDLAFVDLRLGTASGLDLLPRLLAESPTLDLVLITAYATFDTAVEAMRRGARDYLPKPFTPAQIRHQVERARTHRERDARLSSLEGQLAEAVPEASLDTASPAMHAAVALVTRAAASDAAVLLRGESGTGKGVLARALHAWSARRQRPFVTVNCPTLSEQLLASELFGHARGAFTGAVRDQPGRVEQAEGGTLFLDEVAEMSPALQAQLLRFLQDKRFERLGEGRTRRADVRVVAATNRNLEKDVAEGRFREDLLYRLNVIEVKLPGLRERPEDLLPLARRFVGFFARAARRPVPELSRATEAMLQAYPWPGNVRELRNAVERALIVWPAAVLEPQAFPERIAAATGQQVVLGGPHTLEEVEREHVLRVMAGAPTLDEAARVLGIDASTLWRKRKKYEAPPGPG from the coding sequence ATGCGGGTGCTGGTGGTGGATGACGAGCGCAACATCCGCACCACCCTGCGCGTGTGCCTGGAGGGGCTGGGCTGCGAGGTGCGCGAGGCCGCCACGGCCGAGGCCGCGCTCGCCGCGCTCGCCCAGGCCCCGGTGGACCTGGCCTTCGTGGACCTGCGCCTGGGCACCGCGAGCGGCCTGGACCTGCTGCCGCGCCTGCTCGCCGAGTCCCCCACGCTGGACCTGGTGCTCATCACCGCCTACGCCACCTTCGACACCGCCGTGGAGGCCATGCGCCGGGGCGCGCGCGACTACCTGCCCAAGCCCTTCACCCCCGCGCAGATCCGCCATCAGGTGGAACGCGCGCGCACCCACCGCGAGCGCGACGCGCGGTTGAGCAGCCTGGAGGGCCAGCTCGCCGAGGCCGTGCCCGAGGCCTCGCTGGACACGGCCTCCCCGGCCATGCACGCGGCCGTGGCGCTCGTCACCCGGGCGGCGGCCTCCGACGCGGCGGTGCTCCTGCGCGGGGAGAGCGGCACCGGCAAGGGCGTGCTCGCCCGGGCCCTGCACGCCTGGAGCGCGCGGCGCCAGCGGCCCTTCGTCACCGTCAACTGCCCCACCCTGTCCGAGCAGCTGCTCGCGAGCGAGCTGTTCGGCCACGCGCGCGGCGCCTTCACCGGGGCGGTGCGCGACCAGCCCGGGCGGGTGGAGCAGGCGGAAGGGGGCACGCTGTTTTTGGACGAGGTGGCGGAGATGAGCCCGGCCCTGCAGGCGCAGCTGCTGCGCTTCCTCCAGGACAAGCGCTTCGAGCGGCTGGGCGAGGGGCGCACGCGGCGCGCGGACGTGCGGGTGGTGGCGGCGACGAACCGGAACCTGGAGAAGGACGTGGCCGAGGGGCGCTTCCGGGAGGACCTGCTCTACCGGCTCAACGTCATCGAGGTGAAGCTGCCGGGGCTGCGCGAGCGGCCCGAGGACCTCCTGCCCCTGGCGCGGCGTTTCGTGGGCTTCTTCGCGCGGGCGGCGCGGAGGCCGGTGCCGGAGCTGTCGCGGGCCACGGAGGCGATGCTCCAGGCGTACCCGTGGCCGGGCAACGTGCGCGAGCTGAGGAACGCGGTGGAGCGGGCGCTCATCGTGTGGCCCGCGGCGGTGCTCGAGCCCCAGGCGTTTCCCGAGCGCATCGCGGCGGCCACGGGCCAGCAGGTGGTGCTCGGGGGGCCGCACACGCTGGAGGAGGTGGAGCGCGAGCACGTCCTGCGGGTGATGGCGGGCGCTCCCACCCTGGACGAGGCGGCGCGGGTGCTCGGCATCGACGCCTCCACGCTCTGGCGCAAGCGCAAGAAGTACGAGGCCCCGCCCGGGCCCGGGTGA